One segment of Neodiprion fabricii isolate iyNeoFabr1 chromosome 1, iyNeoFabr1.1, whole genome shotgun sequence DNA contains the following:
- the LOC124184274 gene encoding ubiquitin conjugation factor E4 B → MSELSQEEMRKRRLARLAGLETSISTNSSNSGTGSISPGTPGPSRSSSGPIMSPPTQQLQHPEHPMEVEDSSEKQCNTSGVDVDSGIENMEVEESDRRELAPRSRTTSSSTEVTVDQIHTVVSRVLCVSWKESTEGAIFLPQTAANALEHELSDVTDIANQALMEVLCMFSRGEDPLKEITSDASSDREGSPSSQASPLLSPVVTLPSCPVPTLPLPTAGKSQQPKSLIYLFECYSRVAVEERNHPKRCSTPPLSEVLATLRAQCVQHASLVLQGLVGICQSVIPSTPSPSLLYPVLSQNLPRGFLHELVARTHSNPHVFTKIFTPLLQGFFLSMQQASLIGNTHRRPIEALEELIEIRCGSTGNIRPICQLITHQTQFLPDVLTTAVGRELARTSFLGPFLSVSVFAEDQPKVAEKFFSGNPATDKSINLTLQQELESTRSSLHKMFHAILANSSSCREATLAYLAALLRHNEKRAQIQTEEFALAGDGFMLNLLSVLQMLAVKIKLNTIDTLYPFHPSSYVEIKNDTRLKLNSQEVTEWLASLESTHKWTEAKFPTQCWFLTLHCHHLALLPALQKYQRRLRALRELQKMLDELQATEPQWKDAPFAAHNKELMKRWKQQLKRLGRSKSSADAGLIDQVLLRRSLHFYTSVADVLLGLLTQRPAGSELPSLPLPQHVPPQFTALPEWYVEDIAEFLLFALQFSPTVVANNMDNSLITWLLVVICTPHCIRNPYLIAKIIEVLFVINPSVQGRTETLHDQVMAHEISKTFLASYLMKFYTDVETTGSSSEFYDKFSIRYHISLILKSMWESPVHRASIVNESRSGKQFVKFINMLMNDTTFLLDESLESLKRIHEVQELMSNTAAWAALPQDQQQSRSRQLTADERQARSYLTLAKETVAMFHYLTVDITEPFLRPELVGRLSAMLNFNLQQLCGPKCKNLKVKKPEKYGWEPRTLLSQLADIYLHLDCDNFAAALAGDERSFCKELFNDAAGRMERTAIKTVTEIERFRALAERAAAIARDNQARDEDYGDAPEEFRDPLMDTLMEEPVKLPSGIVMDRAVIIRHLLNSATDPFSRQPLSEDMLTPVLDLKERISAWKQEKKKSANM, encoded by the exons ACAACGAGTTCCAGTACAGAGGTAACAGTTGACCAAATTCACACAGTGGTCTCACGCGTCCTCTGTGTTTCATGGAAAGAATCTACGGAAGGTGCAATATTTCTTCCTCAAACAGCAGCTAATGCCTTGGAGCATGAACTCTCAGATGTTACTGATATTGCTAATCAGGCCCTGATGGAAGTGCTCTGCATGTTCTCTCGAGGCGAAGATCCACTGAAAGAAATAACATCGGATGCTTCTTCCGATCGAGAAGGCAGTCCCAGCAGCCAAGCAAGCCCTTTGCTGAGCCCTGTTGTTACTCTACCTTCCTGTCCTGTACCCACACTACCTCTGCCCACTGCTGGCAAGTCTCAGCAGCCAAAAagtcttatttatttatttgaatgctACTCCAGAGTTGCTGTAGAAGAACGGAATCATCCTAAG AGATGTAGCACCCCTCCGCTTTCTGAAGTGTTAGCCACACTGCGGGCTCAGTGTGTGCAACATGCAAGTTTAGTTCTACAAGGCTTGGTTGGCATCTGCCAAAGTGTAATACCGTCAACGCCATCCCCGTCACTTCTCTATCCAGTGCTATCGCAAAACCTACCTAGAGGTTTCCTGCATGAACTTGTGGCTAGAACTCACTCTAATCCTCACGTGTTCACCAAGATTTTCACCCCGTTACTCCAAGGCTTCTTTCTCTCTATGCAGCAAGCAAGCCTGATTGGTAACACTCACCGCCGGCCAATCGAGGCCTTGGAAGAACTAATTGAGATACGCTGTGGATCCACTGGCAATATTCGTCCAATTTGTCAGTTGATAACGCACCAAACCCAGTTTTTACCTGACGTTTTGACGACTGCAGTTGGAAGAGAGCTTGCCAGAACATCATTCTTAGGGCCTTTCCTTTCCGTCTCCGTATTCGCGGAGGATCAACCCAAGgttgcggaaaaatttttcagcggAAATCCTGCAACAGATAAGTCAATAAATTTAACTCTACAGCAGGAGCTTGAAAGCACTAGATCGTCGCTTCACAAAATGTTCCATGCAATTCTTGCAAATAGTAGTAGCTGCCGAGAAGCTACACTGGCGTATCTGGCAGCTCTTCTTCGACACAATGAAAAACGTGCTCAAATTCAAACAGAAGAATTTGCCCTTGCAGGAGATGGTTTTATGCTCAATTTGTTGTCAGTTCTCCAGATGCTTGCTGTCAAGATTAAGCTCAACACGATAGATACGCTGTATCCGTTTCATCCTTCTAGttatgttgaaataaaaaatgatactaGATTAAAGCTCAACTCACAGGAAGTGACAGAGTGGCTTGCGAGCTTGGAGTCAACGCACAAATGGACAGAGGCAAAGTTTCCAACTCAATGCTGGTTTTTAACTCTTCACTGTCATCATCTGGCGCTTTTGCCAGCTTtgcaaaaatatcaaagaagATTGAGAGCTCTCAGGGAGCTACAGAAGATGCTGGATGAACTACAGGCAACTGAGCCGCAGTGGAAAGATGCTCCTTTTGCAGCGCACAACAAGGAGTTAATGAAACGATGGAAACAACAGTTGAAACGACTCGGTAGATCAAAATCTTCCGCAGATGCTGGATTGATAGACCAAGTTCTTTTAAGGCGATCTCTTCACTTTTATACGTCTGTTGCCGACGTTCTGCTCGGTCTTCTTACCCAGAGACCTGCTGGTAGTGAATTACCTTCCCTTCCGCTTCCTCAACACGTTCCACCTCAATTTACTGCCTTACCTGAATGGTATGTCGAAGACATTGCAGAATTTTTGCTCTTTGCACTTCA ATTCAGCCCCACAGTAGTGGCCAATAACATGGATAATTCGCTGATTACATGGCTACTAGTTGTGATATGTACGCCACACTGTATTCGCAATCCATACTTAATTGCTAAAATTATTGAAGTACTCTTTGTGATCAACCCCAGTGTTCAG GGGAGAACAGAAACTCTACATGACCAAGTGATGGCACACGAGATATCAAAGACTTTCTTGGCATCTTACCTTATGAAGTTTTATACAGATGTAGAAACAACTGGTTCCAGCTCGGAATTCTATGACAAGTTTTCGATCCGTTACCATATTAGTTTGATATTGAAATCCATGTGGGAGAGTCCTGTTCATAGAGCTTCCATCGTCAACGAAAGTAGAAGTGGAAAGCAATTTGTCAAGTTTATAAATATGCTGATGAATGACACAACGTTTTTATTGGACGAAAGTTTGGAATCTTTAAAACGAATTCACGAAGTGCAGGAACTTATGTCCAACACTGCAGCATGGGCTGCACTACCTCAAGATCAGCAACAATCTAGATCAAGACAATTAACGGCCGACGAACGTCAGGCGAGATCTTACTTGACTCTTGCAAAGGAAACTGTTGCCATGTTCCATTACTTGACTGTAGATATCACAGAACCATTTTTACGTCCTGAATTGGTCGGTAGACTCAGTGCCATGTTGAACTTTAATTTGCAACAGCTTTGTGGGCCGAAGTGTAAAAAtctaaaagtgaaaaaaccaGAAAAATATGGATGGGAACCAAGAACATTGTTAAGTCAATTAGCCGATATATACTTGCATCTAGACTGTGATAATTTTGCTGCTGCTCTGGCTGGGGATGAG CGCTCATTCTGCAAAGAGCTATTTAATGATGCTGCGGGTAGAATGGAAAGGACTGCAATTAAGACTGTGACTGAAATTGAGCGGTTTCGAGCTCTAGCAGAACGGGCAGCCGCTATTGCAAGGGATAATCAGGCACGTGATGAGGATTATGGGGATGCACCTGAAGAATTTCGTGATCCTCTCATGGACACGCTTATGGAAGAGCCTGTCAAACTTCCATCTGGTATCGTCATGGACAGAGCAGTGATCATTCGTCACCTACTCAATAGCGCTACAGATCCATTTAGCCGTCAGCCACTTAGTGAAGATATGCTGACACCTG TCCTGGACTTAAAAGAAAGGATCTCTGCATGGAAACAGGAGAAGAAAAAGTCTGCAAACATGTAA